AAGCCGATTCCATAACAGGCCACTGTTTGACCGGCCAGAATATACATAACTGTCGTACCATAGGGAACCCCAAACAGATAAGAAAGATAAAGAGCAACACCGAATCCGTTCAGGAGCACCGGCGGCAGGGGGGCGAGCCACATCCGGCGGGTACGGGAGGTCAGAAACGCCGCGACGAGGGTTAAGGCACTTCCAAATACCGTATCGAGCCA
The Atribacteraceae bacterium genome window above contains:
- a CDS encoding QueT transporter family protein — translated: WLDTVFGSALTLVAAFLTSRTRRMWLAPLPPVLLNGFGVALYLSYLFGVPYGTTVMYILAGQTVACYGIGLPVLGILRRRYPALFTKRREKGLPGAGLPKG